Below is a window of Plasmodium brasilianum strain Bolivian I chromosome 14, whole genome shotgun sequence DNA.
GAAAAAAAGAGCAAACGAGTTACTTCTAGAGGAAAAGGGAAATATAAGCatacagaagaaaaaaaaaaaaaaagaaaaaaaagaaatttgcTATTCCAGTTCATATGATGTAGAGGATCAAAAGGGAATAGAAGGAGAACCTTCTAGtgaaaaagaagaggaaCTACCAAATGGTAAAAATTGGTTATGCCGTAATAAGACGCTAGACAGGTATGCACgtataaatagaaaattcGAAGTACCAAGAGAAGTAAGTTCATGTGGGGATGGAAATCAAGTGAAAAGAAGGCGAACAGTGGAGGAGTGGAAAAACACTGATGAAGAGGACGGTGAAAGTGTAAATGGGAAAACGAAAAAAGGAAGAGATAAGAAGATTGAGGGGGTAGAAGAAAAGCAGGTATCAAGGGAAGGGACAAAACTAATCAATATTACATACAccaaaacatatttttttaataaaaagaaaaacgtaAAGTGGTTTGATGGGTATATAATAgagaaacaaaatatattagaattatataattattctaaggaaaaattatttacagagaaaaaaaaaaatgtgataaatgaagaatataTTCCATTTGGAAAGTACATCGTCtataatgattttttatgtaaatcgGACAAAGAGGATGATACGTATGAGCAATTGGAATATTCCTTTTCaaggaataataatagcattaACAATAACATATTATGTAAGAACTTGCACGATATCTCAAACAGAGTGATTAACAGAATCAGAGAGCCCAATGATATATACAATGCTCCagatatgaaaaagaaaaagtacaCAGAAAGAAATACTATAAATGTAGATACAAACGTAGACATAAACAATAACATGCACAGGTATCAAAGCTCGAGTAATACTTCCAATAAATCTTATCATGatgatacaaaaaattactatAATAACCATACGTGTGCAGAGTATGGCCAAATGCATTCTTTAAGTAAATGGGGAAATGATAGCCACTCTACTTTAGAAGATCTCTACAATGAACCACAtgataaaggaaaaaaagaaaaaaaaagaggatatTTAAGGCGGAataatacacatacacatacatatattacacATAAAGATCAAGACGAATTCCCGCTATATCATAATAACGAAGATAGGATTAATGAAATGTTCCTCTGTAGTGAAAACAGCCAAAATAATGacaaatatgaagaaattattaacataGGGAAAATGGCcagcaaaaataatttttcaagcttgaatatttttaataatccTTTGTGCAAGCACATGAGCTCTGGCTTGGGGAAGGACCACCAAGTTTTTGAAGCAGACGAAGCGGAAGAAGTAGATGTATCAAATGGAGTAGAGTTATCGAATGAAGTGGATGTATCGAATGAAGTGGATGTATCGGATAGAGTGGACGTATCGTATAGAGTGGACGTATCGGATAGAGTGGATGTATCGGATAGAGTGGATGTATCGGATAGAGTGGATGTATCGGATAGAGTGGATGTATCGGATAGAGTGGACGTATCGGATAGAGTGGACGTATCGGATGGGATGGACGAATCAAATGGAGTTAAGAAGTCGGATGGAGGCCCCCCTCGATCATGGCGGAACATATTAGACAGCAATGATAGCATTGTCAACAGCGTCAATATTAGCGGCTTGGAAGATGGGGACCTCCGAAGCGTAACGACTAAAAAACGAAATGGTATCAGTTTCGTAAATAAATCAATGGAAAAAGCGTACTACAACAACGAAGAAAACATTCTTAGTAGCATCGTATGTAAGGAACACACTCaaacaattataaaaaaagaaacaagcAAAAATGAAGAACTACTGACTTGGGAAGATGCCTCTTCattgaaagaaaagaaaaagggcTCCTTTCACTATTTGAACATatacgaaataaaaaatatgaatacatttatttttgagaACGCTAACTTTTACGCTAAGGATATGGAAGatgttaataaaagtaaCTTGTTcttacctatatatataaccatTTTAACAAACAAAAtgtgtataaaaaataaattaaatgaattaaaatattttaaaattccaAATTTTTTCCTGAACAAGTCagaatatatttactattttatgaatggtattctttttcaaatttattatgatgtaataaataaactgTTGTGTCTTCATAGTTATTTGGTGTCTTTTCTAAGTGGATTGACTGGTAGGAAAAACGATTCGAAGTATGTAAAGGGTAATCAAGAGGAGAATGAAGTCATTAACaatttaaggaaaaaagagGATTATCAAGTTGATGAAGGAATAAGAAGAGCAGTAAACAGCAGTATATGTGCTGATAATAATAGTGGACATAATTCCTTATCATTTTTGAGGGaggaaaaaaggagaaaatataaatatgcagaTGATGATTATGTGTTGTTATTTCAAGGAGTGAAGGTAGTTTGCACTGTGTCTGATAAGGGGAACAGGGTTAGCGGTATGGTTAGTACCATGGTTCGTAGCAGGATTGGCGGAAGGGTCGGGAGTACAAGTTATGGTAGCCATAACGACTGCAGTTTGGGGTGCAAATTCTTCCTGAACGTAACAACAAATAGCTGTTTTGTAATAGAAAAGAATGGAAGTAGGTTTATGCAAGAGGGGAGTAAATATGTCCATATGCATCATGTAATTATTTTGAGTAGAGACAATAATTATTTCGATAATAACAATTTGTTGATATTTATTACCAAGTGGagttcttttaaaaataattatttagaaatatatcctttaaattttcaaacgtatacatacatgaacGAACTATTTGATAAGGAGAAAATTAGGACAACGAAAaagtgtatttattttttaaggagatacaaaaaagtaatatttcCATCctgtttgttttttattacgttatatgaatatatggaACATATGAAGTTTCtcttttatctttataaaaGTGTACATGATGTGAGTCTCTACAATTTTATTTGGACCAAGTTAGGAATAATAAATTGCACTGAGTATTGCTCTGACCAATGTACTTTGTTACAATATGTCAGTGGGAGCTACAAAAGAGAGTTAACACAAAAACTCAGCAGTGATAAGAAGTTAAACAGGAAGCAGAAGCAAATCATTAGGAGTGTTCTTAACTGGTTTGTGTGTACGGACAGAGAGAAAGATCCAATTGGGGGGAAGCAAATTGAGAATGACCCAAATGAGATTTACCAAGGCCAGTGTAACCAAAGTGAGAAAGAGAAGGAaaatacacatgtacataatcAAAGTTTCCCTGTTAGTACCATCCAAATGAATATGGTTCAACAGGACAGAAGTAACACCTTACTGGTTAATGGAATTTTTGGGTCAGGAAAAAGTACGCTCATCTGCCATATCATTTGTTACTTAGATAAGTTATTGACCTGTGAGGAGAAGCTAGccaaaagaaacaaaaatggaataaGTGTAAGTGATGGAGGGGATAAGAATGACCCCAGTAGAGATGACCACGAGCACAGGGACGGCAAAAGAATCAACAGAAGCAGCagcagcagtagtagtagtagctCAAGCGGAGGCAGTGACGAAGTAACAAGAGatgacaataaaaaaaagagtaaaaataagattaaaaataatgatatgtataatgatgaatataatgataaatataatcTTAAATgtagtaataaatataataataaatgtaataataaatgcaataataaatgtaataataaatgcaataataaatgtaataataaatgcaataataaatgtaataataaatgcaataataaatgtaataataaatgtaataataaatgtaataataaatgtaataataaatgtaataataaatgtaataataaatgtaataataaatgtaataataaacatattaataaacATAAGAATCGGGAGAAGACAAAAATTTTACTCATGTGCAACACCAATTTTGGAGTGGACAATATTCTGCTAAAATTAAAACTCGATTTTGAATTTTATGACTTTGCAAGGataggaaatatatatgaagtaaatttttttttaattacaaattttattagCATAAATTCGAAGGACGATAAGAATGCAGAACAGATGAAGAGATATTTAGAAAGTATGACGAACAAGAAAGGGGGAAATGGCAGTACAGAAGGTACAGATATAGAATCCACGTTTTTGAAAAAGAGAATTACAACGATTAACAATCATAAGGATAATAATTACAACAATTTTAgaggaaaaaaggaagaggAATCTGTACCGGTGTCCCTATCAGGGAAGAAAAAGATTAACGGAAACAGAATCGACCATAATAACAGCAGTGAGAGCAGAAATAGTTGTTACGATAATGGTAAGACGAGCAAAAGGAGTGCAAAGGAAttgcataaaataaaaaatgtagacACACTGATAAGCGTGTTGAAGAGAAAAAGAGAATTCgtttttagaaataaatacaaaaacaaaagagTTATAGCTGGAACATGCAAAAGTTTACACAtctttgaaaaattaaattctaTTAAGAACagtattaattatttaattgttGATGAGTGCACACAAATTGATGAACTaactcttttaaaatttcttataaaatattcaatagATAAATTTATTCTAATTGGTGATATTAAACAGTTGAGTTTCGTTTTGAAAAGTAGGAGTGACTTGACGCGTAGCATGTTTGCTAGACTTATTGAAAACGAGCTCTTTATTAAGTATTATATCATGCAGGGTAAGGAGGAAAGAGTGAAGAACATGCAGCGTGGTGAGATAAGGAGCCATGGGTATAGTGGAAGTGGCGATCATCGTTATGATGATGACTCTTACCCTGACGACCAGCTAGACCTAGACGacataaaaagagaaataataaatctaAATCAAGTAGAATATTCAATCTTAAGaagtaacatatataaacatatgtttGATTTACATGAGGAAAAAAGGGATAATACATTTCAACATGTACAAGTCAGGCGAAAGGGTAAAAATAAGGGTACCGACATACAACCTTTaccttttattaataaactaattattatgaacaagCAATATAGATGTCATCCTACAATAAGTAATATATGTAGTTActtattttacaataattatatagtaaatgcaaaatgtacaaagaatattaaattatattataataaatacgaTTCACatgtaaatttaatattgATAAGAAGACAGACAAACAGAGAAATACAGTATAACAACtattcttcatttattaatattttagaaGCCAATATAatcttaaatatatgtgaGAGTATGATAAATAACAATGTGACACCTAATGATATTGgcataatttcattttttaaaaatcaggctaactatattaaaaataaaatgaaagaatcCAAAAATTATGACCAtctaaaaagaataaaagtaAGTACAGTTGATTCTTTTCAAGGAATTGAGaaggaaataattttattttcttgtgTGCTGAGCTCCTTTTCACGTGATAATTACAGTGTAAGGGAAatagaaaacaaaaataatacatgtgTGGCGGAAAAAAGGGTTATCTGCTCAGAGAAAGGTAGTACTACCAGTATTACTAATTCATCGGAGTATGTTaacaaagaaatattttttgcatatGACAATAACTCCTTCGAATCGTTCTATGAAAATAAGAACAGGATAAACGTTGCACTGAGTAGAGCTAAAAGCCAGCTAATAATCATTGCTCACAATAATTTTGTCGAAAAGAGTCATGTGTGGAGTTACATCAAGGAGAAGGCGCGCGTTTACTACTACGATTAGAGTAGTGTGGTGGGGTTGGAAAGCCCGCGAATGGCTTAGCGcacatatgtgtgtacatttGCACGCCCGCCTGCGGTGGTTGGAGGTCCcgttcaaaaaataaaataaaaataaaataaaaataaaataaaaagtaatataataaaaaataaaataaaaagtaatataataaaaaataaaataaaacgcaatataataataaaataaaataaatcgcaataataaaataaaataaatcgcaataataaaataaaataaatcgcaataataaaataaaataaatcgcaataataaaataaaataaatcgcaataaaataataaaacaaaataaagtaaaacgaaataaaacaatgaaataacaataacagtaataacagcaatagtaataataacagcaTCTGCGCTTTTGTGTTTTTCGAGGCATGCCCCACATGCGCGACGATCAACAACAAAGGTGCATGTATATTTGCCGTGCTTCATATTGGAACGACGTACCTCTTTGCTTCGTGCTGCAGAACATTGTACACGGTGAACGCTTTTTTCCGCGTAAAGGACAAGTCCGAGTTCGAAATGATGGCATCATTAGTATTATCCGAGGCATACGAAATGAAGCTGTTGCATGTGTTATCagatatacaaataaaatttggtAACGGgtataaaaagagaaaagagGAATATCTCTTTAATATTCTGTTATCATGCGTAATAGGGAATATATGACTCTGCCCAATAATCGTAgatactaatatattttgtaaattctTTTTCTCATCTTGAGTTGCATTAATTGAAGAGCTCCAAATTAAATCGTTCAAAATATCATGTCTAAagaaaatcatttttttattgaaatgTCTAATACGACATGGGTTCGTAGcaaagataatttttttttttgttttagatgaaaaaaaagagttcacattttcttcaaattttttaatataataaggGAGAATTGGTAATTTGGGAATACTATTTTTACATGCACATGGATCATTTTTCCCAGGTATAAATACTAAATAACAgttttgtaatattaatttaaatttggatattaataaaacagaTAACTTTTCAAATccttttacatatatattattaaagcTTTTGTTATAGTCAAATTTTAAGCTTATAAAATCAcccataaatataaatccGATGGGTAAATCGTTATCAGGGtatgtatttacataaaGAGAAAACATTTTTTCCAGTATTTCGAATGTATACGGATTGTCTAAATACACGTCATGCATCACTACCcagttttgttttttatcgTTGCTTTTCACAATTATTTCGTActcttttatttcctttttctccttttcgTTTTCGAACCCGTAGAACAGGTCTTCCTCGAGTTTCTCGTCCTCGTAGTTTCTGCGAATGGGCGGCAAAAACAAGCACATATGGGTGAAAGTGGAAAACACGTATGGGTGAAAGTGGGAAACATGTATGGGTGAAAGTGGGAAGTACGCACTTCCATTTGCTCATGTACTATGGTGTAACCTGGGGGGGTGCATAATTTCCGTAGCATAAAAGGTTTTGTTAAGCAATTTCATGCGCCCCTGAACTAGAATAATATGTCCGATGCAGTATATTCCATGATTAATAACACAGTTATTGTTAATAAACAATTTCACTTCATTTCTGATACCTTGTATTACTAACTCTCCATCTCTATTCAAGCCAAGTATTCCTATGATATGTTGATGACCGgtatttgttaatttaaCTGCATCAACAGACGTTATAAttgttttatcttttatatgtatttcgTTAACTGCATCAGACCAGAACAGAACAGATGGATGTCCCttagttttttttgttaagaGATGATATTTCAATTCATAAAATTCAACATCCGTATTtgcattaatatattcattataattttcaacaGAAtcgacttttttttttttaaaaatttcatctttttttcatcataataaaaatgacatAAGTCTAAAAATGTGTTATATACTTTTACCccatcattatatttttctttatataactTTATCGCTTCTTcgtaaatattttctttgtattttaatattatatcttCCAAATCTTTTATAGTCAAATTATAATCTTCCTCATAATTCTCTTTATATTCCTTtactatataatacattaaatcTGAATCAAACTTCGTTATATCTACAACtctcttttcatttttgttttctccttctattactttttcttcttctatataactatgttcatatataaaatttagacAATTTAAATCAACATTAACATTATGgtcaaataaatatgaatatagaGAAAGGTGACCTATAGACCCATTAAATGCTAAAAACACTTCATCTATTAGACTAGTcccttcattttttatttttattatatgctCTTCAATATTGGTTATGTacaaatttatgttttttatatcatactttttacttatattgcTTATTAGTTTCTCTTTCGTTAATTCGTCCATCCTTTCTTACCAGTTCGTGTACCCACGCCCGtgcatgcatacatacatacgtgtgAGTACGTGTGtgcaaatgtatatatatacgtatgtatatatacggtATAGgtacgtgtatgtatatatgtgggTGTAAGGGTATGagtatacgtatgtatatttttcttttttttttttattttcagaTCCTCGTCTGCGAACGTTCACATTGTTTCATTCAAAATCAATCGAAAtttcctcttcttttttctttaatttgaaaaattttcatttcttctCAGGAGCTAAAGATGCAGAactgtgtgtatatgtatgtgtgcgagtgtgtatatgtatgtgcgctcgcatatatatttttacatgcGTAGTTAAAATTAGTAAGTTGGTATATACCTGGTAGATCAAATTTAAGTGCTTACATATGATTGGATGAGAACGTAATACGTTTTGTTTTCCCTTAAGTCTCATGTAAATATCCTAGCAGCTTGGTTAGTTCCTGTATAACGGGCATTTCATTGATTATTTAATAGATTATTTAATTGATTATTTAATAGATTATTTAATTGATTATTTAATAGATTATTTAattgattattttattgattGTTTAattgattattttattgattatttaattgattattttattgattatttaattgattattttattgattattttattttattttttttttcaaaaagatACCAAAAAGTTTTACATGGTATGTTCTTATGTCACTATGTTCGTATTATCACATCCTTGccgatattttttttttttttttttttttttttttttttttttttttttattcacgCAGTAGTTCTCTTCCTGCACGCTCTTTCTCTATATACCTcaaaataatcaaaataatcaaaataatcaaaataatcaaaataatcaaaataatcaaaataatcaaaataatcaaaataaacaaaatattcaaaataatcaaaatacTCAAAATActcaaaaaagaataaagtaatataaaacacATAAAAATGACGTAATTTCACGGCATAATTCTTTTTGACGATCGGTATAAAAAGCAGTAACACAAATTTCTGGGTGTTATTGATTGGTCATTACTACCTCATTTAGTTATTGTacaatttgttaaaaaattgagaaatgataaaaaaatgagcCTTAATAAAACAATCGCACACgcataggaaaaaaaaaaaaaataataataattatggtAAAGGTGAAAAGGATGTAATACATACCATAGACATGcttgttttccttttctttttccattctctttttccttattcaaatgtttcattcatttaatatatgaattttcgCTTTTTGTTggttttaattaaaaaaatgaaaagtacAGATTCATGGGAGAAAGCCATATACGCACCTCAATTTTGGGATAACACAAAACTTGTGAaacaaaaatagaaaaaagtaGGAAGTTGTACGTAGCAAGTTggaagtatttttttttttttttttttgttttgttttctctttttttttgggggGGAAGTCTAAGttttcaaaatgaaaagaagatAAAATGCAGTGAAGCAGGTgaaacataattatttactgcaaaaaaaaaaaaaaaaaaaaaaaaaggcggaattcgcaaaaaaaaagaatgcatATTTTATGGAAGGATGTGTaggtcttttttttttaattttacttaagGAACATAAGCATTTACATGATCgtcaatatatacatataaacaagcTCATATATAGCGTTTAATAGAGTAGGCAAATGATGAATgagcttttattttttattctctttcagtatatcataaaaaataaaaaatacttcCAACGATAGATGTTACAAAGGTAACCGCTGAAAATGCAATAATTGCAGTTTTATTCTTCTCAAAAAATCCTGCCTCTCCCGATCCCTTCAAAGAGGAAAAGAAGGTACCACCACACGCGCAcgcgaatatatatatttgagcAAGTAAGTGTTCGTAAATATGTTTGTAAATGTGTACATGAACGAGTGCACTAGctcatgtacatatattttgctttgatttgttcttttttgctTTACCTCATATTCGACTTGATCGGGATATTCTATTCCTGGGAGTGATATGTCCATTCCAGAAATATCTTTTTCATCTATGTTTAAGCTGCATTCAGATGGTCCTACACCTAAAAGTGTAGAGGGACATATACGATCGCCATTTTGAATCGTCCATTACTGCATATTTTTGCGTATAAGCGCAGATGTTTTCTCACAAGTACGtgcatgcatacatatacatatacatacatagacatgcacatacacatacacggatatgcacatacacatacacggacatgaacatacatatatagacatgcacatacatatatagacaTGCACATGTGCAGGCCTGCAAGAATGTATAACCTAATTTCCCATTTTCATTGTCAAATATTAAGTATTTGTTCAGAAAAAAGGGGATGCCCAGTTTTACTACGCCGGAGGAATTTATCAACACCCTGTACTTTCCTTCCCTGAGAAAGAAGCAGTTACACATACATGGATACATGTatgcacacacacacatgtatacatattttttcattcgtTTTGGAATAAATATTCCTAGAAAGAGAGCTAACCCTTCGTCTATTATGTAATCTTTTGGATGAACTACTACCTTTCCTTCACtgtaagggaaaaaaaaaaaaaaaattaaaatatatgaacgtGAAGGGTATGATGAGGTGTTATCAGATGAATGCACACGTCCTTAAATACATCTGTTCATGTATAATAGGGGCATATGAGTATAGATAAATATACTCGTACACATACGTGCGTTTCAGAAGTGTGAAAATTAGGCCTACTTAAAAATTAGCTCGATGGTAGGAAATTTGCTTATGTCCTTGCTTTTAATCTCCATTACCCCATTCTCGATCAACTTAGTGCAGTCGCTGTCCGTTTTGGGGCAATTGTTAAATATGAAAGTTTTTAGCTTAGTCGTAATATCAACTGGGAGTGATAAAAAGTAGTTGTCTGCAAAAGGGTACATAATAGGCTCCTGTGTGTAAGAATTTCTCACACAAAATATGCattacacatgtatataaaagcATGCATTTGTGTATGTGCTTGCACACGCAGTGTCTCACGTACAGGAATCTACAAGGGCATCAGCTCCAATTTCATATGTATCATTTTTTGACCATGATTTTGcccttatttcttttaaaaacaaGTTGTACgaacttttttttgcatCCGAGTATTTTATCCAAACTATCTGATAATTCTCAGCAGCTGCATCCACATCCATTTGTAATGCTTCATCAGCAATAAACTCTTTGCTTTGGACTTGTAATAACGATACTTCTAATTGCTTTTTTAATAAGCTTTTTTCATATCCACCAAATGTTGCTATTCCACCTTTTTCAATAAAACATAATGcaaagatattttttttagaagtGGACTTTAAAATGTACGTGTCTAAAATAGATgggaatttattttttttggggTCAACAATTTCCCTTTTATCATCCGCTAATCCGATAAATCCTGATATCActtcattaaattttaaatcattCCCTTCTGATATACATCCgaaatattcataattgCCTTTAACAATATCACCTAAGTAGAAACTgtctttaaaataaaatcctTTCACTTGATCACTGCCAATTGTAGTATTAAATGAGCATACAGATACATCTCTATCATTTAAtctattattcatatttaaaaaattcgtATTATTTACGTAATCGCAAAATCGTTTCTTACaacttcttttctttatattataatcatgcaaattttgaaaaaaattttttaagggTGTACATGTACTTTCTGTATTTATAGCTAAACAATACTTACTTTTAcattcaatatattttaaatcttttgatttttctatatcatattttaagTTCTTCAGTTCATAATCTTCTCGAACATTGTAAGAACAATACAGTGCTGTTATAAGACTAGACGTGACGATACCTAGATCTACCTTCGTTTGTTTGAACCCAATAAGAAAGGGTATACTCCATCTTAAattgttttcatttaattttaaactataaaaagttttctcttctttattattaagaTGCAGAAATGATTTTGCTACTTCCCCTTTTTTGTTCTCCCTTTTTTGGCTATGCTTCAAAT
It encodes the following:
- a CDS encoding helicase, with product MSSGVVKRTYECLYTHQKIQKSKKWQDGFCEIITSHGSTKINLLNLNRVCIESSLGSIINFQNIEEEIELNYHLVRFVDISTYTENEIKNESTKKRANELLLEEKGNISIQKKKKKKEKKEICYSSSYDVEDQKGIEGEPSSEKEEELPNGKNWLCRNKTLDRYARINRKFEVPREVSSCGDGNQVKRRRTVEEWKNTDEEDGESVNGKTKKGRDKKIEGVEEKQVSREGTKLINITYTKTYFFNKKKNVKWFDGYIIEKQNILELYNYSKEKLFTEKKKNVINEEYIPFGKYIVYNDFLCKSDKEDDTYEQLEYSFSRNNNSINNNILCKNLHDISNRVINRIREPNDIYNAPDMKKKKYTERNTINVDTNVDINNNMHRYQSSSNTSNKSYHDDTKNYYNNHTCAEYGQMHSLSKWGNDSHSTLEDLYNEPHDKGKKEKKRGYLRRNNTHTHTYITHKDQDEFPLYHNNEDRINEMFLCSENSQNNDKYEEIINIGKMASKNNFSSLNIFNNPLCKHMSSGLGKDHQVFEADEAEEVDVSNGVELSNEVDVSNEVDVSDRVDVSYRVDVSDRVDVSDRVDVSDRVDVSDRVDVSDRVDVSDRVDVSDGMDESNGVKKSDGGPPRSWRNILDSNDSIVNSVNISGLEDGDLRSVTTKKRNGISFVNKSMEKAYYNNEENILSSIVCKEHTQTIIKKETSKNEELLTWEDASSLKEKKKGSFHYLNIYEIKNMNTFIFENANFYAKDMEDVNKSNLFLPIYITILTNKMCIKNKLNELKYFKIPNFFLNKSEYIYYFMNGILFQIYYDVINKLLCLHSYLVSFLSGLTGRKNDSKYVKGNQEENEVINNLRKKEDYQVDEGIRRAVNSSICADNNSGHNSLSFLREEKRRKYKYADDDYVLLFQGVKVVCTVSDKGNRVSGMVSTMVRSRIGGRVGSTSYGSHNDCSLGCKFFLNVTTNSCFVIEKNGSRFMQEGSKYVHMHHVIILSRDNNYFDNNNLLIFITKWSSFKNNYLEIYPLNFQTYTYMNELFDKEKIRTTKKCIYFLRRYKKVIFPSCLFFITLYEYMEHMKFLFYLYKSVHDVSLYNFIWTKLGIINCTEYCSDQCTLLQYVSGSYKRELTQKLSSDKKLNRKQKQIIRSVLNWFVCTDREKDPIGGKQIENDPNEIYQGQCNQSEKEKENTHVHNQSFPVSTIQMNMVQQDRSNTLLVNGIFGSGKSTLICHIICYLDKLLTCEEKLAKRNKNGISVSDGGDKNDPSRDDHEHRDGKRINRSSSSSSSSSSSGGSDEVTRDDNKKKSKNKIKNNDMYNDEYNDKYNLKCSNKYNNKCNNKCNNKCNNKCNNKCNNKCNNKCNNKCNNKCNNKCNNKCNNKCNNKCNNKCNNKCNNKCNNKHINKHKNREKTKILLMCNTNFGVDNILLKLKLDFEFYDFARIGNIYEVNFFLITNFISINSKDDKNAEQMKRYLESMTNKKGGNGSTEGTDIESTFLKKRITTINNHKDNNYNNFRGKKEEESVPVSLSGKKKINGNRIDHNNSSESRNSCYDNGKTSKRSAKELHKIKNVDTLISVLKRKREFVFRNKYKNKRVIAGTCKSLHIFEKLNSIKNSINYLIVDECTQIDELTLLKFLIKYSIDKFILIGDIKQLSFVLKSRSDLTRSMFARLIENELFIKYYIMQGKEERVKNMQRGEIRSHGYSGSGDHRYDDDSYPDDQLDLDDIKREIINLNQVEYSILRSNIYKHMFDLHEEKRDNTFQHVQVRRKGKNKGTDIQPLPFINKLIIMNKQYRCHPTISNICSYLFYNNYIVNAKCTKNIKLYYNKYDSHVNLILIRRQTNREIQYNNYSSFINILEANIILNICESMINNNVTPNDIGIISFFKNQANYIKNKMKESKNYDHLKRIKVSTVDSFQGIEKEIILFSCVLSSFSRDNYSVREIENKNNTCVAEKRVICSEKGSTTSITNSSEYVNKEIFFAYDNNSFESFYENKNRINVALSRAKSQLIIIAHNNFVEKSHVWSYIKEKARVYYYD
- a CDS encoding DNA polymerase epsilon subunit B; its protein translation is MDELTKEKLISNISKKYDIKNINLYITNIEEHIIKIKNEGTSLIDEVFLAFNGSIGHLSLYSYLFDHNVNVDLNCLNFIYEHSYIEEEKVIEGENKNEKRVVDITKFDSDLMYYIVKEYKENYEEDYNLTIKDLEDIILKYKENIYEEAIKLYKEKYNDGGHPSVLFWSDAVNEIHIKDKTIITSVDAVKLTNTGHQHIIGILGLNRDGELVIQGIRNEVKLFINNNCVINHGIYCIGHIILVQGRMKLLNKTFYATEIMHPPRNYEDEKLEEDLFYGFENEKEKKEIKEYEIIVKSNDKKQNWVVMHDVYLDNPYTFEILEKMFSLYVNTYPDNDLPIGFIFMGDFISLKFDYNKSFNNIYVKGFEKLSVLLISKFKLILQNCYLVFIPGKNDPCACKNSIPKLPILPYYIKKFEENVNSFFSSKTKKKIIFATNPCRIRHFNKKMIFFRHDILNDLIWSSSINATQDEKKNLQNILVSTIIGQSHIFPITHDNRILKRYSSFLFLYPLPNFICISDNTCNSFISYASDNTNDAIISNSDLSFTRKKAFTVYNVLQHEAKRYVVPI
- a CDS encoding microgamete surface protein MiGS gives rise to the protein MAKKYLHAFTFFSLLLNIFIGYSYASYLNDKIKKSYCKNCNDKISYSRYSSFLQHDEKKKRDTTAMLGKHTQNSEPDGNENDLKHSQKRENKKGEVAKSFLHLNNKEEKTFYSLKLNENNLRWSIPFLIGFKQTKVDLGIVTSSLITALYCSYNVREDYELKNLKYDIEKSKDLKYIECKSKYCLAINTESTCTPLKNFFQNLHDYNIKKRSCKKRFCDYVNNTNFLNMNNRLNDRDVSVCSFNTTIGSDQVKGFYFKDSFYLGDIVKGNYEYFGCISEGNDLKFNEVISGFIGLADDKREIVDPKKNKFPSILDTYILKSTSKKNIFALCFIEKGGIATFGGYEKSLLKKQLEVSLLQVQSKEFIADEALQMDVDAAAENYQIVWIKYSDAKKSSYNLFLKEIRAKSWSKNDTYEIGADALVDSYNYFLSLPVDITTKLKTFIFNNCPKTDSDCTKLIENGVMEIKSKDISKFPTIELIFNEGKVVVHPKDYIIDEGEGKYRVLINSSGVVKLGIPFFLNKYLIFDNENGKLGVGPSECSLNIDEKDISGMDISLPGIEYPDQVEYEGSGEAGFFEKNKTAIIAFSAVTFVTSIVGINNYVSPASLHFIFFSF